In a single window of the Magnolia sinica isolate HGM2019 chromosome 7, MsV1, whole genome shotgun sequence genome:
- the LOC131251669 gene encoding zinc finger protein 8-like has translation MEKNSSEKETHDFMSVDSFSQLPFIRPAPVRERGIRLFGIEFGSSTAPSPESEPTPDATVRHDAKDATEDSGRKFECHYCCRNFPTSQALGGHQNAHKRERQHAKRAHLQSALAHNSLPEGHVYGYGLTNYQRLGSAPTAPGAYKVGRGFEPPTSPPSYSSWNNRYYGGHVSISHQQPINGSPLSGLWRIPAVQPSSNPHIGLNRDRQSAHPLPLLSAGEEGRPSSVGGPSQSRHVYDAGAGTVHDHETILHMPFLLLISMKISKNVETIRTTGAG, from the exons ATGGAGAAGAATAGCAGCGAGAAAGAGACGCACGACTTCATGAGCGTGGACTCCTTCTCCCAGCTCCCCTTTATACGCCCGGCGCCCGTTAGAGAGAGGGGCATTCGCCTCTTCGGCATCGAGTTCGGCAGCAGCACGGCGCCGTCTCCAGAGTCCGAGCCCACGCCCGACGCTACCGTGCGCCACGACGCGAAGGACGCCACCGAGGACAGCGGCCGCAAGTTTGAGTGCCACTACTGCTGCCGCAACTTCCCGACTTCACAAGCCCTAGGTGGCCACCAGAACGCCCACAAGCGCGAGCGCCAGCACGCTAAACGTGCGCACCTCCAGTCCGCCCTAGCGCACAATAGCCTCCCGGAGGGACACGTGTACGGCTACGGCCTCACCAATTACCAAAGGCTCGGTTCTGCACCGACCGCACCCGGAGCGTACAAGGTCGGCCGCGGCTTCGAGCCGCCCACATCCCCTCCTTCCTACTCTTCCTGGAACAACCGGTATTACGGGGGACACGTGTCCATCTCCCACCAGCAGCCCATCAACGGCAGCCCCTTATCGGGGTTGTGGAGAATCCCAGCCGTCCAACCCAGCAGCAACCCTCACATCGGGCTCAATCGCGACCGTCAGTCCGCTCACCCGCTGCCCTTGCTCTCGGCGGGAGAGGAAGGAAGACCGTCGTCCGTTGGTGGGCCATCGCAGAGCCGACACGTGTACGATGCAGGAGCGGGCACCGTACATGACCAT GAAACAATCCTACACATGCCCTTCCTATTACTAATTTCTATGAAAATATCAAAGAACGTAGAAACCATTCGCACTACCGGAGCAGGTTAG